The following coding sequences lie in one Pseudorca crassidens isolate mPseCra1 chromosome 2, mPseCra1.hap1, whole genome shotgun sequence genomic window:
- the ANGEL2 gene encoding protein angel homolog 2 isoform X5, producing MSYNILSQDLLEDNSHLYKHCQRPVLHWSFRFPNILKEIKHYDADVLCLQEVQEDHYGTEIRPSLESLGYHCEYKMRTGRKPDGCAICFKHSKFSLLSVNPVEFYRRDVPLLDRDNVGLVLLLQPKIPSAASPAICVANTHLLYNPRRGDIKLTQLAMLLAEISSVAHQKDGSFCPIVMCGDFNSVPGSPLYSFIKEGKLNYEGLAIGKVSGQEQSSRGQRILSIPIWPPNLGISQNCVYEVQQVPKVEKTDSDLTQTQLDKTEVLVTAEKLSSKLQHHFSLSSVYSHYFPDTGIPEVTTCHSRSAITVDYIFYSAEKEGVAGQPGAEVALVGGLKLLARLSLLTEQDLWTVNGLPNENNSSDHLPLLAKFRLEL from the exons ATGTCCTATAATATACTTTCTCAAGATTTATTGGAAGACAATTCACACCTTTATAAGCACTGCCAGCGGCCAGTATTACACTGGAGTTTTAGGTTTCCCAatattctgaaagaaattaaacactaTGATGCAGAT gtacTTTGTTTGCAAGAAGTGCAAGAAGATCATTATGGAACAGAGATCAGGCCAAGTTTGGAATCATTGG gTTATCACTGTGAATACAAGATGCGGACAGGAAGGAAACCTGATGGCTGTGCCATTTGCTTCAAACATTCCAAATTTTCCCTCTTATCAGTAAACCCAGTGGAATTCTACCGCCGTGATGTTCCTCTATTGGACAGAGACAATGTTGGATTAGTGTTACTCTTGCAGCCCAAAATCCCAAGTGCTGCCTCCCCTGCAATCTGTGTGGCTAACACACATCTGTTGTATAACCCAAGGCGAGGTGATATTAAACTGACCCAACTGGCAATGCTTCTGGCAGAGATTTCCAGTGTTGCCCATCAGAAAGATGGCAGCTTCTGCCCCATTGTTATGTGTGGTGACTTTAATTCTGTTCCTGGTTCTCCACTGTATAGTTTTATAAAGGAAGGGAAATTGAATTATGAAGGACTTGCCATAGGAAAG GTATCTGGCCAGGAACAGTCTTCACGGGGACAAAGAATTTTATCTATTCCAATTTGGCCCCCAAACCTAGGTATCTCACAGAACTGTGTGTATGAGGTACAGCAGGTACCAAAAGTAGAAAAGACAG ACAGTGATCTGACACAAACACAGCTGGACAAAACAGAGGTCCTAGTAACAGCTGAAAA atTATCTTCAAAGTTACAGCACCATTTCAGCTTGTCATCTGTTTATTCACATTATTTTCCTGACACTGGAATTCCAGAAGTGACCACCTGTCATTCCCGAAGTGCCATAACTGtggattatattttctattccgcTGAAAAGGAAGGTGTTGCTGGGCAGCCAG GAGCCGAAGTTGCTTTGGTTGGTGGCTTGAAACTTCTAGCTAGACTGTCACTTCTTACAGAACAAGACTTATGGACTGTTAATGGACTTCCAAACGAAAATAACTCTTCGGATCATCTGCCTTTATTGGCTAAATTCAGACTTGAGCTCTga
- the ANGEL2 gene encoding protein angel homolog 2 isoform X4, whose protein sequence is MEGTIKRDWEYICNHNKEKTKILGDKNDDPICEDSENKFDFSVMSYNILSQDLLEDNSHLYKHCQRPVLHWSFRFPNILKEIKHYDADVLCLQEVQEDHYGTEIRPSLESLGYHCEYKMRTGRKPDGCAICFKHSKFSLLSVNPVEFYRRDVPLLDRDNVGLVLLLQPKIPSAASPAICVANTHLLYNPRRGDIKLTQLAMLLAEISSVAHQKDGSFCPIVMCGDFNSVPGSPLYSFIKEGKLNYEGLAIGKVSGQEQSSRGQRILSIPIWPPNLGISQNCVYEVQQVPKVEKTDSDLTQTQLDKTEVLVTAEKLSSKLQHHFSLSSVYSHYFPDTGIPEVTTCHSRSAITVDYIFYSAEKEGVAGQPGAEVALVGGLKLLARLSLLTEQDLWTVNGLPNENNSSDHLPLLAKFRLEL, encoded by the exons ATGGAAG GCACAATAAAACGGGATTGGGAATATATATGTaaccataataaagaaaaaacgaAGATCCTAGGAGACAAAAATGATGACCCCATATGTGAAGACAGTGAGAACAAGTTTGACTTTTCAGTGATGTCCTATAATATACTTTCTCAAGATTTATTGGAAGACAATTCACACCTTTATAAGCACTGCCAGCGGCCAGTATTACACTGGAGTTTTAGGTTTCCCAatattctgaaagaaattaaacactaTGATGCAGAT gtacTTTGTTTGCAAGAAGTGCAAGAAGATCATTATGGAACAGAGATCAGGCCAAGTTTGGAATCATTGG gTTATCACTGTGAATACAAGATGCGGACAGGAAGGAAACCTGATGGCTGTGCCATTTGCTTCAAACATTCCAAATTTTCCCTCTTATCAGTAAACCCAGTGGAATTCTACCGCCGTGATGTTCCTCTATTGGACAGAGACAATGTTGGATTAGTGTTACTCTTGCAGCCCAAAATCCCAAGTGCTGCCTCCCCTGCAATCTGTGTGGCTAACACACATCTGTTGTATAACCCAAGGCGAGGTGATATTAAACTGACCCAACTGGCAATGCTTCTGGCAGAGATTTCCAGTGTTGCCCATCAGAAAGATGGCAGCTTCTGCCCCATTGTTATGTGTGGTGACTTTAATTCTGTTCCTGGTTCTCCACTGTATAGTTTTATAAAGGAAGGGAAATTGAATTATGAAGGACTTGCCATAGGAAAG GTATCTGGCCAGGAACAGTCTTCACGGGGACAAAGAATTTTATCTATTCCAATTTGGCCCCCAAACCTAGGTATCTCACAGAACTGTGTGTATGAGGTACAGCAGGTACCAAAAGTAGAAAAGACAG ACAGTGATCTGACACAAACACAGCTGGACAAAACAGAGGTCCTAGTAACAGCTGAAAA atTATCTTCAAAGTTACAGCACCATTTCAGCTTGTCATCTGTTTATTCACATTATTTTCCTGACACTGGAATTCCAGAAGTGACCACCTGTCATTCCCGAAGTGCCATAACTGtggattatattttctattccgcTGAAAAGGAAGGTGTTGCTGGGCAGCCAG GAGCCGAAGTTGCTTTGGTTGGTGGCTTGAAACTTCTAGCTAGACTGTCACTTCTTACAGAACAAGACTTATGGACTGTTAATGGACTTCCAAACGAAAATAACTCTTCGGATCATCTGCCTTTATTGGCTAAATTCAGACTTGAGCTCTga